One stretch of Streptomyces peucetius DNA includes these proteins:
- a CDS encoding geranylgeranyl reductase family protein translates to MSSENDATGAEAANELGDPVWDVVVVGGGPAGASAAYAAAVTGRRVLLLEKAELPRYKTCGGGIIGPSRDSLPPGFELPLRDRVHAVTFSLNGRLARTRRSKRMLFGLINRPEFDAGLVEQAQKAGAVLRTGAAVSRVEQHGPAVPDRRTVAVVLADGETVLTRAVVGADGSAGRIGAHVGVKLDQVDLGLEAEIPVPATVAEDWAGRVLIDWGPMPGSYGWVFPKGQTLTVGVISARGEGAATKRYLEDFIARLGLAGFEPAVSSGHLTRCRSDDSPLSRGRVLVCGDAAGLLEPWTREGISFALRSGRLAGEWAVRIAEAHDAVDARRQALNYAFAVKSGLGVEMAVGRRMLAVFERRPGLLHALLTGFRPAWKTFADITRGATTLAGLVRTNAVARRALDLLDKRASQPAP, encoded by the coding sequence GTGAGCAGCGAGAACGATGCCACCGGAGCAGAGGCGGCAAATGAGCTTGGCGACCCCGTGTGGGACGTCGTCGTGGTCGGCGGGGGCCCCGCCGGGGCGTCGGCGGCGTACGCGGCGGCGGTGACCGGCCGCAGGGTACTGCTGCTGGAGAAGGCCGAACTGCCCCGTTACAAGACCTGCGGCGGGGGGATCATCGGACCGTCGCGGGACAGCCTGCCGCCGGGTTTCGAACTCCCCCTGCGCGACCGGGTGCACGCCGTGACCTTCTCGCTCAACGGCAGACTGGCGCGCACCCGCCGCTCCAAGCGGATGCTCTTCGGGCTCATCAACCGCCCGGAGTTCGACGCCGGTCTCGTCGAACAGGCGCAGAAGGCGGGCGCGGTGCTGCGCACGGGCGCGGCCGTGTCGCGCGTGGAGCAGCACGGACCGGCGGTGCCGGACCGCCGCACGGTCGCCGTGGTGCTGGCGGACGGCGAGACGGTCCTGACACGTGCGGTCGTCGGCGCGGACGGCAGTGCCGGACGGATAGGCGCTCATGTCGGGGTGAAACTCGACCAGGTGGATCTCGGGCTGGAGGCGGAGATCCCCGTCCCGGCGACGGTCGCCGAGGACTGGGCGGGCCGGGTCCTCATCGACTGGGGTCCCATGCCGGGCAGTTACGGATGGGTCTTCCCCAAGGGGCAGACGCTGACGGTCGGTGTGATCTCGGCGCGCGGCGAGGGCGCCGCCACCAAGCGGTATCTGGAGGACTTCATCGCCCGGCTGGGGCTCGCCGGCTTCGAGCCCGCCGTCTCCTCCGGCCATCTCACACGCTGCCGCAGCGACGACTCACCGCTGTCTCGCGGCCGGGTGCTGGTGTGCGGGGACGCGGCAGGACTGCTGGAACCGTGGACCAGGGAGGGCATCTCCTTCGCGTTGCGGTCGGGACGGCTCGCGGGGGAGTGGGCGGTGCGGATCGCCGAGGCCCACGATGCCGTCGACGCACGCAGGCAGGCGCTGAACTACGCGTTCGCCGTCAAGTCCGGGCTCGGCGTCGAGATGGCGGTCGGTCGGCGGATGCTCGCCGTCTTCGAGCGGCGGCCGGGACTGCTGCACGCGCTGCTCACCGGGTTCCGGCCGGCCTGGAAGACCTTCGCCGACATCACCCGCGGCGCGACGACGCTCGCGGGCCTGGTGCGCACGAACGCGGTGGCCCGGCGGGCGCTGGACCTGCTCGACAAGCGGGCGTCGCAGCCCGCGCCCTGA
- a CDS encoding dipeptidase, with translation MTVVPIAETVASLMPRAEAELRELVAFRSVADPAQFPRSECEAAAAWVAGALRAEGFTDVAVLDTPDGTQSVYGFLPGPAGAPTVLLYAHYDVQPPLDTAAWVSPPFELTERDGRWYGRGAADCKGGFIMHLLALRALKANGGVPVNIKVIVEGSEEQGTGGLEQYAEAHPELLAADTVVIGDTGNFRAGLPTVTASLRGMTLLRVQIDTLEGNLHSGQFGGAAPDALAALVRVLDSLRAEDGSTTVDGLAADATWEGLAYSEEDFRKDAKVLDGVGLIGEGTVADRIWARPAVTVLGIDCPPVVGATPSVQASARALISLRVPPGQDAAEANKLLAAHLEAHTPWGARVAVEQIGQGQAFRADMTSPAYTSMAEAMRVAYPGEEMQSAGMGGSIPLCNTLAALYPQAEILLIGLSDPEAQIHAVNESVSPEELERMSVAEALFLVNYAASPRG, from the coding sequence ATGACCGTCGTACCGATCGCAGAGACCGTCGCGTCGCTGATGCCCCGCGCCGAGGCGGAGCTCAGGGAACTGGTGGCGTTCCGCTCGGTGGCGGACCCGGCCCAGTTCCCGAGGAGCGAGTGCGAGGCGGCGGCCGCGTGGGTCGCGGGCGCGCTGCGCGCGGAGGGCTTCACGGACGTGGCCGTCCTGGACACCCCCGACGGCACCCAGTCCGTCTACGGCTTCCTGCCCGGCCCGGCAGGCGCCCCGACCGTGCTGCTGTACGCGCACTACGACGTGCAGCCGCCGCTCGACACGGCGGCCTGGGTCTCGCCGCCGTTCGAACTGACCGAGCGCGACGGCCGCTGGTACGGACGGGGAGCCGCGGACTGCAAGGGTGGCTTCATCATGCATCTGCTCGCGCTGCGTGCCCTGAAGGCCAACGGCGGCGTGCCGGTGAACATCAAGGTGATCGTCGAGGGTTCGGAGGAGCAGGGCACGGGCGGTCTGGAGCAGTACGCGGAGGCCCACCCCGAACTGCTGGCCGCGGACACCGTGGTCATCGGCGACACGGGCAACTTCCGTGCCGGCCTGCCGACGGTCACGGCCAGCCTGCGCGGTATGACGCTGCTGCGGGTGCAGATCGACACCCTGGAGGGGAACCTGCACTCCGGGCAGTTCGGCGGGGCCGCTCCCGACGCGCTGGCCGCGCTCGTCCGCGTACTCGACTCGCTGCGGGCCGAGGACGGTTCGACGACCGTGGACGGGCTGGCGGCGGACGCGACGTGGGAGGGGCTCGCGTACTCGGAGGAGGACTTCCGCAAGGACGCCAAGGTCCTGGACGGTGTGGGCCTGATCGGCGAGGGTACGGTCGCGGACCGCATCTGGGCCCGGCCGGCCGTCACGGTGCTGGGCATCGACTGCCCGCCGGTGGTCGGCGCGACGCCGTCCGTGCAGGCGTCCGCACGGGCGCTGATCAGCCTGCGGGTGCCGCCGGGCCAGGACGCGGCCGAGGCGAACAAGCTGCTCGCCGCGCACCTGGAGGCGCACACGCCGTGGGGCGCGCGGGTGGCGGTCGAGCAGATCGGCCAGGGGCAGGCGTTCCGTGCGGACATGACGAGCCCGGCGTACACGTCGATGGCCGAGGCGATGCGCGTGGCGTACCCGGGCGAGGAGATGCAGTCCGCCGGCATGGGCGGCTCGATCCCGCTGTGCAACACGCTCGCCGCTCTGTACCCGCAGGCCGAGATCCTGCTGATCGGGCTGAGCGACCCGGAGGCGCAGATCCACGCGGTGAACGAGAGCGTGTCGCCCGAGGAGCTGGAGCGGATGTCGGTCGCCGAGGCGCTGTTCCTCGTCAACTACGCCGCGTCGCCGCGCGGCTGA
- a CDS encoding NUDIX hydrolase, which produces MIVWINGAFGAGKSSTARELIDLIPNSTLFDPELIGAGMRHLLPAKRLAEVGDYQDLPIWRRLVVDTAAALLAEVGGVLVAPMTVLRQDYRDEIFGGLASRRIAVRHVLLAPDETILRERIAARDEFPDDPEVSERCRQWAYGNIERYRAALGWLTGDAHVIDNSRIDTRAAARAVAEAVRTGAAAASDIVQTPEPTAETVAAGVLLFDEHDSVLLVDPTYKPGWEFPGGVVERGEPPARAGMREVTEELGIELADVPRLLVVDWEPPKPPGFGGLRLLFDGGRLPGGDAGRVLLPGSELRGWKFADEEEAAELLPPARYERLRWALRARERGTVLNLEAGVPVGCR; this is translated from the coding sequence GTGATCGTCTGGATCAACGGTGCGTTCGGAGCGGGCAAGAGCAGTACCGCACGCGAACTGATCGACCTGATCCCGAACAGCACGCTCTTCGACCCCGAGTTGATCGGCGCGGGCATGCGCCACCTGCTGCCGGCCAAGCGGCTGGCGGAGGTCGGCGACTACCAGGACCTGCCGATCTGGCGGCGGCTCGTCGTGGACACCGCGGCAGCGCTGCTCGCCGAGGTGGGCGGTGTGCTGGTGGCGCCCATGACGGTCCTGCGCCAGGACTACCGTGACGAGATCTTCGGCGGTCTCGCCTCGCGCCGGATAGCGGTGCGGCATGTGCTCCTGGCACCTGATGAAACGATTTTGCGCGAACGAATAGCGGCTCGTGACGAGTTCCCCGACGACCCGGAGGTGAGCGAGCGGTGCCGGCAGTGGGCCTACGGGAACATCGAGCGCTATCGGGCGGCCCTCGGCTGGCTCACCGGCGACGCGCACGTGATCGACAACAGCCGCATCGACACCCGCGCCGCGGCGCGGGCCGTCGCGGAGGCCGTGCGCACGGGTGCGGCGGCGGCCAGTGACATCGTCCAGACCCCCGAGCCGACCGCGGAGACCGTCGCCGCCGGAGTGCTGCTCTTCGACGAACACGACAGCGTGCTGCTCGTGGACCCGACCTACAAGCCGGGCTGGGAGTTCCCGGGCGGAGTCGTGGAGCGAGGGGAGCCGCCCGCCCGCGCCGGTATGCGGGAGGTCACGGAGGAGCTGGGCATCGAACTGGCCGACGTACCCCGGCTGCTGGTCGTCGACTGGGAGCCGCCGAAGCCCCCCGGCTTCGGCGGATTGCGGCTGCTCTTCGACGGCGGCCGGCTCCCCGGCGGCGACGCCGGACGTGTGCTGCTGCCCGGCTCCGAACTGCGCGGCTGGAAGTTCGCCGACGAGGAGGAGGCGGCGGAGCTGCTTCCTCCTGCCCGCTACGAGCGGCTGCGCTGGGCCCTTCGGGCCCGCGAGCGCGGCACGGTCCTCAACCTGGAGGCCGGCGTCCCGGTCGGCTGCCGCTGA
- a CDS encoding ROK family protein, with product MHNSLVAALDIGGTKIAGALVDGNGAILHRAQRPTPARDDGDTVMHAVENVLAELTASPLWGRATALGIGSAGPVDASAGTVSPVNVPGWRGFPLVDRVSRAVGGLPVTLVGDGVAMTAAEHWQGAARGHDNALCMVVSTGVGGGLVLGGKPHAGPTGNAGHIGHISVDLDGDPCPCGGRGCVERIASGPNIARRALENGWRPGPSGDTSAAAVATAARAGDPVATASYERAAQALAAGIAATATLVEIDIAVIGGGVAGAGEVLFAPLRRALRDYATLSFVRRLTVAPAMTGTDAGLVGAAAAALLGHGETPVPAGRG from the coding sequence ATGCATAACAGCCTCGTCGCCGCTCTCGACATCGGCGGCACCAAGATCGCCGGCGCGTTGGTGGACGGCAATGGCGCGATTCTTCACCGCGCCCAGCGCCCCACACCGGCTCGTGACGACGGCGACACGGTGATGCACGCGGTCGAGAACGTCCTCGCCGAGCTCACGGCCTCCCCGCTGTGGGGCCGGGCCACCGCACTCGGCATCGGCAGCGCGGGCCCCGTCGACGCGTCCGCCGGTACGGTCAGCCCCGTCAACGTGCCGGGCTGGCGCGGCTTTCCGCTCGTCGACCGGGTGTCGCGGGCCGTCGGCGGGCTGCCGGTCACCCTCGTCGGCGACGGCGTCGCCATGACCGCCGCGGAGCACTGGCAGGGCGCCGCGCGCGGCCACGACAACGCCCTGTGCATGGTCGTGTCCACCGGCGTCGGCGGCGGTCTGGTACTGGGCGGCAAGCCGCACGCCGGACCGACGGGCAACGCCGGTCACATCGGGCACATCAGCGTCGACCTGGACGGCGATCCCTGCCCCTGCGGCGGCCGCGGCTGCGTCGAACGCATCGCCAGCGGGCCGAACATCGCCCGCCGGGCACTGGAGAACGGATGGCGGCCCGGTCCGTCCGGGGACACCTCCGCCGCGGCCGTCGCCACGGCGGCGCGCGCCGGGGACCCGGTCGCGACCGCCTCGTACGAGCGGGCCGCACAGGCGCTCGCCGCGGGTATCGCCGCCACGGCGACACTCGTCGAGATCGACATCGCCGTCATCGGCGGGGGAGTGGCCGGGGCGGGAGAGGTCCTGTTCGCCCCGCTGCGCCGGGCCCTGCGCGACTACGCGACGCTCTCCTTCGTGCGACGGCTGACCGTCGCGCCCGCGATGACCGGTACGGACGCCGGGCTGGTGGGCGCGGCGGCCGCGGCGCTGCTCGGCCACGGCGAGACGCCGGTTCCGGCGGGACGGGGCTGA
- a CDS encoding LacI family DNA-binding transcriptional regulator: MTGQRTVADSPRPLTPPGRPRGPEPRYGNRPTMKDVAARAGVGLKTVSRVVNGEPGVTPDTERRVQEAIESLGFRRNDSARVLRKGRTASIGLVLEDLADPFYGPLSRAVEEVARAHGALLINGSSAEDPEREQELALALCARRVDGLIVIPAGHDHRYLEPEIKAGVATVFVDRPPGRIDADVVLSDSFGGARAGVAHLIAHGHRRVAFIGDQPRIHTAVERLRGYRAAMADAGLEVDDAWVALGPTAPERVQEAVRGVLSGPEPVTAIFAGNNRVTVTAVRVLAGHDRRVALVGFDDIELADLLGITVIAQDAATLGRTAAERLFRRLDGANDEPAQVALETVLIPRGSGEIPPSG, translated from the coding sequence ATGACAGGACAGCGCACTGTGGCCGATTCGCCCCGTCCCCTGACGCCTCCCGGCCGCCCTCGCGGCCCCGAGCCCCGCTACGGGAACCGGCCCACGATGAAGGACGTTGCAGCGCGGGCCGGCGTCGGGCTGAAGACGGTGTCGCGTGTCGTCAACGGCGAACCGGGCGTCACGCCCGACACCGAGCGCCGGGTGCAGGAGGCCATCGAGTCCCTCGGCTTCCGCCGCAACGACAGCGCCCGGGTGCTGCGCAAGGGCCGCACCGCCTCCATCGGTCTCGTTCTGGAGGACCTCGCCGACCCGTTCTACGGTCCGCTGAGCCGCGCCGTCGAAGAGGTCGCCCGGGCCCACGGGGCGCTCCTCATCAACGGGTCCAGCGCCGAGGACCCGGAACGGGAGCAGGAGTTGGCGCTCGCCCTGTGCGCCCGCCGGGTGGACGGTCTGATCGTGATCCCCGCCGGGCACGACCACCGGTATCTGGAGCCCGAGATCAAGGCGGGTGTCGCCACCGTCTTCGTCGACCGCCCGCCCGGCCGGATCGACGCGGACGTGGTGCTGTCCGACAGCTTCGGCGGCGCCCGGGCCGGTGTGGCGCATCTGATCGCGCACGGGCACCGCCGGGTCGCGTTCATCGGCGACCAGCCGCGCATCCACACCGCCGTGGAGCGGCTGCGCGGCTACCGGGCGGCCATGGCGGACGCGGGGCTGGAGGTCGACGACGCGTGGGTCGCCCTCGGCCCGACGGCTCCCGAGCGGGTGCAGGAGGCCGTACGGGGCGTACTGTCGGGCCCCGAACCGGTCACCGCGATCTTCGCGGGCAACAACCGCGTGACGGTGACGGCGGTACGGGTCCTCGCCGGCCACGACCGGCGCGTCGCGCTCGTCGGCTTCGACGACATCGAGCTCGCGGACCTGCTCGGCATCACGGTCATAGCCCAGGACGCGGCCACGCTGGGCCGCACGGCGGCGGAGCGGCTGTTCCGCAGGCTCGACGGCGCGAACGACGAGCCGGCCCAAGTGGCCCTGGAGACGGTGCTGATCCCGCGCGGCTCGGGCGAGATCCCCCCGTCGGGCTGA
- a CDS encoding HpcH/HpaI aldolase/citrate lyase family protein produces the protein MGQQEKVATSLAGAVSEGISASLAPVDAELARRYPGDPGTRQPVHTVYVPGDAFAAGTVRSWGGQALAALDEHAPDAASLARVLGLAEELAEPVYTRVRAKLEREPIEDLRIDFEDGYAGADEDADAARAARLVSDAFEQGTAAPYMGIRMKCMEAAVRDRGIRTLDIFLTGLMERGGLPDGLVLTLPKVTYPEQVTAMVRLLEEFEKARGLEPGRIGFEIQIETSQSILAPDGTATVARMIDAAEGRATGLHYGTFDYSACLGVSAAYQASDHPAADHAKAVMQVAAAGTGVRVSDGSTNVLPVGTTENVHDAWRLHYGLTRRALARAYYQGWDMHPGHLPTRYAAVFAFYREGSEQAAARLAAYANHAGGDVMDEPATAKALSSYLLRGIDCGALDTAEVARLTGLTRADLDGFARPRRGDLTATAG, from the coding sequence ATGGGTCAGCAGGAGAAGGTGGCGACGAGCCTCGCCGGTGCGGTCAGCGAGGGCATCAGTGCCTCCCTCGCGCCGGTGGACGCCGAGCTCGCCCGCCGGTACCCGGGAGACCCCGGCACCCGCCAGCCCGTACACACCGTCTACGTACCGGGCGACGCCTTCGCCGCCGGCACCGTCCGCTCCTGGGGCGGCCAGGCGCTCGCCGCGCTCGACGAGCACGCCCCCGACGCCGCCTCCCTCGCCCGCGTCCTCGGCCTGGCCGAGGAGCTCGCGGAGCCGGTGTACACACGGGTGCGGGCCAAGCTGGAGCGCGAGCCGATCGAAGACCTGCGGATCGACTTCGAGGACGGCTACGCGGGCGCCGACGAGGACGCCGACGCGGCCCGCGCCGCGCGCCTCGTCTCCGACGCCTTCGAACAGGGCACCGCCGCCCCGTACATGGGCATCCGCATGAAGTGCATGGAAGCCGCCGTACGCGACCGGGGCATCCGCACCCTCGACATCTTCCTCACCGGCCTCATGGAGCGCGGCGGCCTGCCCGACGGCCTCGTCCTGACCCTGCCGAAGGTCACCTACCCCGAGCAGGTCACCGCGATGGTGCGGCTGCTCGAGGAGTTCGAGAAGGCCCGCGGGCTGGAGCCCGGCCGCATCGGCTTCGAGATCCAGATCGAGACCAGCCAGTCCATCCTCGCCCCCGACGGCACCGCCACCGTCGCCCGCATGATCGACGCGGCCGAGGGACGGGCCACCGGACTCCACTACGGCACCTTCGACTACAGCGCCTGCCTCGGCGTCAGCGCCGCCTACCAGGCCAGCGACCACCCCGCCGCCGACCACGCCAAGGCCGTCATGCAGGTAGCCGCCGCCGGCACCGGCGTACGGGTCTCCGACGGTTCCACCAACGTGCTGCCGGTCGGCACCACCGAGAACGTCCACGACGCCTGGCGGCTCCACTACGGTCTCACCCGCCGCGCCCTGGCCCGCGCCTACTACCAGGGCTGGGACATGCACCCGGGCCACCTGCCCACCCGGTACGCCGCCGTCTTCGCCTTCTACCGCGAGGGGTCCGAGCAGGCCGCCGCCCGGCTCGCCGCCTACGCCAACCACGCCGGCGGCGACGTCATGGACGAGCCCGCCACCGCCAAGGCGCTCAGCTCCTACCTGCTGCGCGGCATCGACTGCGGAGCCCTGGACACGGCGGAGGTCGCCCGCCTCACCGGCCTCACCCGCGCCGACCTCGACGGTTTCGCCCGGCCCCGGCGCGGCGACCTGACCGCGACGGCCGGGTGA
- a CDS encoding electron transfer flavoprotein subunit alpha/FixB family protein: protein MAEVLVYVDHVDGAVRKPTLELLTLARRIGEPVAVALGSGAENTAAALAEHGAVKVLTADAPEFADYLVVPKVDALQAAYEAVSPAAVLVPSSAEGKEIAARLAVRIGSGIITDAVDLEAGDEGPVATQSAFAASFTTKSRITRGTPVITVKPNSAAVEAAPAAGAVEALSVSFSEEATGTKVVSRTPRESTGRPELTEAAIVVSGGRGVNGAENFAIIEALADSLGGAVGASRAAVDAGWYPHTNQVGQTGKSVSPQLYIASGISGAIQHRAGMQTSKTIVAINKDAEAPIFDLVDYGVVGDLFEVVPQLTEEVKARKG from the coding sequence ATGGCTGAAGTTCTCGTCTACGTCGACCACGTGGACGGCGCCGTCCGCAAGCCCACCCTGGAGCTGCTGACGCTGGCCCGCCGTATCGGTGAGCCCGTCGCCGTCGCCCTCGGCTCCGGTGCCGAGAACACCGCCGCCGCGCTCGCCGAGCACGGCGCGGTGAAGGTGCTCACCGCCGACGCCCCCGAGTTCGCCGACTACCTCGTCGTTCCGAAGGTCGACGCGCTGCAGGCCGCGTACGAGGCCGTTTCCCCGGCCGCCGTGCTCGTCCCGTCCTCCGCCGAGGGCAAGGAGATCGCGGCCCGCCTGGCGGTCCGGATCGGCTCCGGCATCATCACCGACGCCGTCGACCTCGAGGCCGGCGACGAGGGGCCGGTCGCGACGCAGTCCGCGTTCGCCGCCTCCTTCACCACCAAGTCCCGCATCACCAGGGGCACCCCGGTCATCACGGTCAAGCCGAACTCGGCCGCCGTGGAGGCCGCGCCGGCCGCCGGCGCCGTCGAGGCGCTGTCGGTGTCGTTCTCCGAGGAGGCGACCGGCACCAAGGTCGTCTCGCGCACCCCGCGTGAGTCGACCGGCCGCCCCGAGCTGACCGAGGCCGCGATCGTGGTCTCCGGCGGCCGTGGTGTCAACGGCGCGGAGAACTTCGCGATCATCGAGGCGCTCGCCGACTCCCTCGGCGGCGCCGTGGGTGCCTCGCGTGCCGCGGTCGACGCCGGCTGGTACCCGCACACCAACCAGGTCGGCCAGACCGGCAAGTCGGTCTCCCCGCAGCTGTACATCGCGTCCGGCATCTCCGGCGCGATCCAGCACCGGGCCGGTATGCAGACCTCGAAGACCATCGTGGCCATCAACAAGGACGCCGAGGCCCCGATCTTCGACCTCGTCGACTACGGCGTCGTCGGCGACCTGTTCGAGGTCGTCCCGCAGCTGACCGAAGAGGTCAAGGCGCGTAAGGGCTGA
- a CDS encoding electron transfer flavoprotein subunit beta/FixA family protein codes for MSLRIVVCVKYVPDATGDRHFADDLTVDRDDVDGLLSELDEYAVEQALQIADEADDAEVTVLTVGPEDAKDALRKALSMGADKAVHVEDDDLHGTDVMGTSLVLAKAVEKTGYDLVICGMASTDGTMGVLPAILAERLGVPQVTLLSDVSVEDGTVKGRRDGDTASEQLEASLPAVVSVTDQSGEARYPSFKGIMAAKKKPVESLDLEDLEIEAEEVGLEGAWTKVDSAVERPARTAGTIVKDEGEGGKQLAEFLASQKFI; via the coding sequence GTGAGCCTGAGGATCGTTGTCTGTGTGAAGTACGTGCCCGACGCCACCGGCGACCGGCACTTCGCCGATGACCTGACCGTCGACCGCGACGACGTCGACGGCCTGCTGTCGGAGCTGGATGAGTACGCGGTCGAGCAGGCGCTTCAGATCGCGGACGAGGCGGACGACGCCGAGGTCACCGTGCTGACCGTCGGCCCGGAGGACGCCAAGGACGCGCTGCGCAAGGCGCTGTCGATGGGCGCCGACAAGGCCGTCCACGTCGAGGACGACGACCTGCACGGCACCGACGTGATGGGCACCTCGCTGGTGCTGGCCAAGGCCGTTGAGAAGACCGGTTACGACCTGGTCATCTGCGGCATGGCCTCCACCGACGGCACCATGGGCGTGCTGCCGGCGATCCTCGCCGAGCGTCTGGGTGTCCCCCAGGTCACGCTGCTGTCCGACGTCTCCGTCGAGGACGGCACCGTCAAGGGCCGCCGTGACGGCGACACCGCGAGCGAGCAGCTCGAGGCGTCCCTGCCGGCCGTCGTGTCCGTGACGGACCAGTCGGGCGAGGCCCGTTACCCGTCCTTCAAGGGCATCATGGCCGCCAAGAAGAAGCCGGTGGAGTCCCTGGACCTCGAGGACCTGGAGATCGAGGCGGAGGAGGTCGGCCTCGAGGGTGCCTGGACCAAGGTCGACTCGGCCGTGGAGCGTCCGGCCCGTACCGCCGGCACGATCGTCAAGGACGAGGGCGAGGGCGGCAAGCAGCTCGCGGAGTTCCTCGCGAGCCAGAAGTTCATCTGA
- a CDS encoding flavin reductase family protein → MTASPDLATTRLASPDLLRSVFRQHAAGVAVITATGARPVGFTATSLTSVAAEPPLVSFGVGTGSSSWPVVAEAGHVGVHILGEHQQELAATFARSGADRFAPPTGWHTGPEGVPVLDGVVAWMVCRVVARVPAGDHRLVIAEVVAGDPAGGGRPLVYHQGRFTALRD, encoded by the coding sequence ATGACGGCCTCGCCCGACCTCGCCACCACCCGGCTCGCCTCTCCCGACCTCCTGCGCTCCGTCTTCCGGCAGCACGCCGCGGGCGTCGCGGTGATCACCGCGACGGGCGCCCGCCCGGTCGGATTCACCGCCACCTCGCTGACGTCCGTCGCCGCGGAGCCGCCCCTGGTCTCCTTCGGGGTGGGGACCGGCTCCTCCAGCTGGCCGGTCGTCGCGGAGGCCGGACACGTCGGCGTCCACATACTGGGCGAGCACCAGCAGGAGCTGGCGGCCACCTTCGCGCGCAGCGGCGCGGACCGGTTCGCGCCGCCCACCGGTTGGCATACGGGTCCGGAGGGCGTTCCGGTGCTCGACGGCGTAGTGGCCTGGATGGTGTGCCGTGTCGTGGCCAGGGTGCCCGCCGGGGACCACCGCCTGGTGATCGCCGAGGTCGTGGCCGGTGATCCGGCGGGCGGCGGCCGCCCGCTGGTGTACCACCAGGGACGCTTCACGGCGCTGCGTGACTGA
- a CDS encoding TlpA family protein disulfide reductase: MNRRTGREEDNDVPAHDAQPRLGEPDLGTALGERATLVQFSTAFCQPCRATRRTLADVAAMVDGVVHVEVDAEDRLSLVRRLGIVRTPTVLVLDAGGRIVTRASGAPRKADVIAALGRAV; encoded by the coding sequence GTGAATCGCAGGACCGGACGGGAAGAGGACAACGACGTGCCCGCTCACGACGCACAACCGCGGCTCGGCGAGCCGGACCTGGGCACGGCGCTCGGCGAGCGGGCCACTCTCGTCCAGTTCTCCACCGCCTTCTGCCAGCCCTGCCGGGCCACCCGGCGGACGCTGGCCGACGTCGCCGCGATGGTCGACGGGGTCGTCCACGTCGAGGTCGACGCGGAGGACCGCCTCTCCCTCGTACGCCGGCTCGGCATCGTCAGGACGCCCACCGTGCTGGTGCTCGACGCCGGCGGACGGATCGTCACCAGGGCGTCCGGCGCGCCCCGCAAGGCCGACGTGATTGCCGCACTGGGACGGGCCGTGTGA